One segment of Neisseria mucosa DNA contains the following:
- the efeU gene encoding iron uptake transporter permease EfeU: MLIALLIMLREGIEAALIVGIVASFLKQSGHSELMPKVWLGVFLASVMCLGIGYGIHSATGEIPQKEQELVVGVIGLVAVAMLTYMILWMKKAARSMKQHLQDSVQTALNRGSGQGWALVGMAFLAVAREGLESVFFLLAVFQQSPTWSMPIGAVLGLLAAVVIGTLIYQGGMRLNLAKFFRWTGAFLIVVAAGLLAGSFRALHEAGVWNVMQDIAFDTSKYLHEDSPLGVLLGGFFGYTDHPTKGEVLIWLLYLVPVMIWFLRGSAPAKTLTK; the protein is encoded by the coding sequence ATGCTGATTGCTTTATTGATTATGCTGCGTGAGGGCATCGAAGCCGCCCTGATCGTCGGCATTGTTGCCAGTTTTTTGAAACAGTCGGGACACAGCGAGCTGATGCCGAAGGTTTGGCTGGGCGTGTTTTTGGCTTCGGTCATGTGTTTGGGTATTGGTTACGGCATTCATTCCGCTACTGGCGAGATTCCGCAAAAAGAACAGGAATTGGTGGTCGGCGTCATCGGCCTGGTGGCCGTGGCCATGCTGACGTACATGATTTTGTGGATGAAAAAGGCCGCGCGTTCGATGAAACAGCATCTGCAGGATTCTGTTCAGACGGCCTTGAACCGCGGCAGCGGCCAGGGTTGGGCCTTGGTCGGCATGGCGTTTTTGGCTGTGGCGCGCGAAGGTTTGGAAAGTGTGTTTTTCCTGCTGGCCGTGTTCCAGCAAAGCCCGACGTGGTCTATGCCGATAGGCGCGGTGTTGGGGCTGTTGGCGGCGGTTGTCATTGGTACGCTGATTTATCAGGGCGGTATGCGCCTGAACTTGGCGAAGTTTTTCCGTTGGACGGGCGCGTTTCTGATTGTGGTGGCGGCCGGTCTGCTGGCTGGTTCGTTTCGCGCGCTGCATGAGGCCGGCGTATGGAATGTGATGCAGGATATTGCTTTCGACACATCGAAATATTTGCATGAAGACAGCCCTTTAGGCGTACTGCTCGGCGGTTTCTTCGGCTATACCGACCACCCGACCAAAGGCGAAGTCCTGATTTGGCTGCTGTATCTGGTTCCCGTCATGATTTGGTTTTTGCGCGGCAGCGCGCCGGCAAAAACGTTAACTAAATAA